The nucleotide sequence CCGGTGCCGTCGCCGGACAGGCGGAGGGGTTGGAGCAATGAGGCAAGCGGGTGCGGGGTGGCTCGCGGGTCGAAGAACGGCAGGGGACGTGTGGCGTAGCCGTTGTCCGCGACGTCGAGGTACCAGCGGCGTTCCTCGTCGGAGACCAGTGTCCAGCAGGAATCTCCGTGCGCGGGCACGACGGCGTCGAGGTAGACCAGGCCGTCCACGCGCTCGGGCGTGCGGTCGGCGGCCCCGGTGATCACCATTCCGCCGTAGCTGTGGCCGACCAAGACGGCGTCGTGGATGTTCTCGGCCACCAGCAGTGCGGTCACGTCCTCGATGTGGGTGTCGAGGTTGACCCCGCCGTGCAGGAGGTGGCTGCGTTCGCTGAGCCCGGTCAGCGTCAGTGGGTGGACGCGGTGGCCGTGCCCGCGGAGTTGCTCGGTCAGTTCGGCGAAAGACCAGCCGCCGTGGCACATGCCGGGGACGAGGACGAAGGTGGCCATGATCGTGCTCCGTGTGGTTGTCGGGGGTGGGTTCAGCGGATTTCGGCGTCGAGTTTCTCGCCGGGTAGCGGGCCGGGCCGCCGCCAGTGCCGCCGCGGCGGCGCACAGAACAGCGGTCCAGGCGAGGGGTGCGGCGGTCGAGGTGTGGTCGGCGAGGATGCCGGCCAGCCACGGGCCCACGGTCTGTCCGGCGGCGAAGAGGGTGGTGAACGCGGCCAGCGTGGCGGTCCAGTCGGCGGGCGGAACGGCGGTCCGGATGTGGGCGGTGACGGCCGCGGGGACCGCCATGAAAGTCACCCCGTAGGCGACCGCGGAGGCGATCACGACAGCGGGTGCGGGTGACAGCAGCGCCAGCGCCGCGCCGCCGGCCAGCACGCCGAGCACGACAGCCAGGGCGCGGGTGCCGGGCCAGCGGGTGATGGGGCGGCTCCACAGGACCGGGGCGACCACGACCGCGGCGCCCAGCGCCGTCCACGTGAGCACCACCTGCATGACCGGTGCGTGCCGTTCGGCCAGGTAGACGGACAGGAAAGTGATGTAGGTGATGTACCCGGCGGCGAAGAGGAAGTACGCCACGGCGACCCGCCACAGCGGACGCACCCGTGCTCGGCCGGCCTCACCGGCCGGCAGCTCCTCGCCGGTTCCCGCCGCCGTCCAGCTGATCAGGGTGGCCAGCACCGCCGCGGCACCCAGAGCGGCCCACGCCGGCTGCCAGTGATCACCCAGACCCGGAATGGTCGCACCGCTGAGGATGATCCCCAGACCCGTGCCCGCGAAGTACACCGTGATCGGCGCGCTGGACCCGGCACGCGCGGCGATCCGGGCCGCGATCACCCCACCCGCGACGAACACCACCGCCCCGCTCGCCCCGGCCACGGTGCGGACCGCCAGCAGCACCACGAAATCGTCACCCGCCGCCGTACTCACCAACGCCAACGCGGTGACGACCATGCCCCAGCGGAAGACCGCGGCGGTGCCCCAACAGCGCACCAGTACCACCGCCACCGCCGCGCCGACCAGGTAACCCAACCCGTTCGCGGCGCTGATCACTCCCGCGTCGGCCAACGTCCAGCGCAGGTCGTCCCGCATGGCCGGCACGAGCAGCCCGTAGGCGAACCGCGCGAGTCCCAGCGCGGACGCGGTCCCGAGCGCCAGCCGCACGGCCCGTCCCGTCGCTGTCATGCGCACCCCCAGATCGAACCGATCAGTACCATCCGGACGCTAGCACAATGATCGAACCGATCGGTACGATCGAACCATGCCCGTTGCCAAAGGCACGACCATCGACCCGGAGCGCACCCGCGCGACGATCCTGCACGCGGTCACCCAGGTGCTGTACGAACGCGGGCTCGACGGCATCGGCGTGGCCGAACTGTGCGCACGCCTCGGCGTGTCCAAGGAGACGCTCTACCGGCACTTCGGCAGCAAGGACGGACTCGTCCAAGCGATGCTCGAAGCACGAAGCGACCGGGTCGTCCGCTGGCTGACCGACGCCGTCGAGGCTGCCGGCGACGACCCCGCCGACCAGCTCACCGCCCTGTTCGACACGCTTCAGGGGTGGTACGACGAGCCGGCCTTCCGCGGCTGCGCACTGCTCAACGCCGCCACCCAGCACCACACCGGCACCGTCCGGGCCATCACCACCCGGCACCTCGGCCGCTACCTCGAACTGCTCACCGGAATCGCCGATCGCGCCGGAGCCGCCGACCCCCGCCAACTCGGACAGCAGCTACTCATCCTCGTCGAGGGCGCCACCGTCGTGGCCGACCACCACAGCCCCACCCACGCGGGCGAACACGCACTCCAGGCCGCACTCACCCTGCTCGCCACCACCCGCCGGACCTGACCTGCCGTCAGCCCGGTCATCGGGACAGGAAGATCCGGCGTTCCTCCGCGGTGGTCTCGAACAGGTCCAGGCTGACCTGCTGGTCGATTGCCGGTCGGTGACCAGAGCGATCGTCAGGCCGACCCGCCGTGCCCAGACCATCGCTCTTGCCGGCGGCCGGCTGGTCGGCGCCGGCAGGGCCGTATCGGGGTGCACCGCCGGGCGAGCACCTCTGCCCTTTTCGGGTGAGGTCAACCCGGGCCCGTCCCTCGGCGTGTAATACGTAGAACGTCGACAGGGGAGGTGGTCCGGCGTGCCGCCGGAAACGCGCACGGACGGGCCGGTCGCGGACTTGTTCCGCCGGCACCGGCCCGATCTGCTGCGGCTGGCCGTGCTGCTGCTCGGGGACACCAGCCAGGCCGAGGACGTCGTCCAGGACGCCTTCGTCGCGCTGCACCGGCGCTGGCCCGTGCTCGCCGACCCGGCGGCCGCCGCCGGGTACCTGCGGGTGTCGGTGGTGAACGGGGCCCGGTCGGCGCACCGGCGCCGCGCCACCGTCCGGCGGCACCTGCGGGTCGGCGAACCCGAGGCACTGCCGGCCGCCGACGCCGGGCTGCTGCTCGCCGAAGAGCACCGGACAGTGCTCGCCGCGGTCCGGCAGCTCCCGCGCCGGCAGCGGGAAGTGCTGGTGCTGCGGTACTGGTCCGGCCTGTCCGAGGCCGAGATCGCCCGGACGCTCGCCGTCTCCCGCGGGACGGTCAAGACCTGCGCCTCCCGCGCACTGGCCAAGCTCGAAGACCTGCTCGGAGGACCCGATGGCCACTGAAATCGAGGACCGGCTGCGGCGCGCCTTCGCCGCCTTGGCGTCCACTGTGGACGTCCCGGACAGCGAACCGGAACTGCCGAGGCGACGCCGCTGGGTGCCCGTCGCCGCCATCGCGGCCGCCGTGGTCGTGGTGGCGGGCGCAGTGGCTTTCGCGCTCAACCGGCCCGACGCTCCCCCAGCCACGCTGGCGGTATCGACTCCGCCGCGCACCACGGCGCCGCCGCCGTTCGCCTTCGCCCTGCTGACCCACTGCGGAGTCGACGAAGCGAAGGTCGGCAACACCTACTTCGAAGCCGAGACGCCGCTGAGCGGCCCGGCCCGCAGCGCGCCCCCGGGCTGGGACGACCCGTACCAGCACGGCACCATGACGCTGTACCCGCCGGACGCCGCCGTCTTCCACGACGCCCGCGGGCACGAGGTGCGGTTCCGGGCCCGCCCCGGGGCGACGGGGTTCAAGCACCTCTGCGACTGACCGGCCGCCCGCGCCCGGCGGGCGGCCGGTGCCGCGATCAGTTGCCGTGGTTGTAGATCTGGTACAGCTCGTCGAAGTCGTGCGCGTCCGGCAGCGAGCTGATCGGCGGTGCCTCTCCCTGCGTCATGCAACTCGAGTTGTCGAACCGGTGGGCCAGCCCGAGGACGTGCCCGAGCTCGTGCTGCGTGCTCTTGCGGGCCTGGGTCGAGGTGGTCACCGTGAAGTTGTTCAACTGCACGTAGACGCCTTCGTAGTTGTGCCCCGCGGAATCCCAGCCGTTCGGGAAGTACGTGACCCCGTAGATCCCGTCGTTGGCGTTGTATTCACTGACGTTCACGCAGTGCAGCCAGCTGCCCGGGCAGCTGGATTCGTAGTAGGAGTCGACGCCCTGCGCTTCGTTCCACTTGTACGTCGCGGTGGTCACCGGCCACTTCGCGCCGGTGTGGTCGACGAAGTAGATCTGCGAGTGGGCCAGGCCGTTGTGCGCCCAGTGGTGGCCGAGGTAGTGGTCCTGCGGCCGCACCTGCGGGACATCCAGCGCCGGCTTGCTCTTCGGCCACGCCCGCGCGCACAGCTGCGTCGACTTCGCCGCCGCCAACGGTCCCGAATCGGCGCGGTCGAGTTCCGCGACGCCGGACAGCTTGCCGTCCGCGGTGAAGCACGCCACCCGCGAATCGCCGTCCTCGGCCACCCAGTCGTAGGCCTGCGCCCGCATTTCCGCCTTGCTCAACGGCGGCGCCTGCTCCCGCTTGATCTTCGCCGGGTCCAGCACGGGCCGTTTCGCCGGGTTGACGTTCGCGGGCGCGGACGGTTTCCCCTGCCCCGGCGCCGCACCGGCGACTCCCGTGGTCAGGCCGGCGCCGAGCGTCACAGCCAGCACGGCCGCGAGACCGGCCCGCCGTGCGGTGGTTCTCCATGATCGAGACACGTTTCTCCCCTTGACGACGCGCTTGAATGCGAACGGCCGCGACACGGCGGAGCCGGGCAGCACAAGAGAAAGCGAACAAACCCCCCGAGTCCCCCCTTACGGGCGAATCCGCCCGCGACCGGGTTCCGAGTCTGCTCCCGATGCCCGGAGTCAACAATCGGCTGGACGAGTGAACGACTTTCACACCGAACGCCTTCCCCGGTGGAGGGAACACGAAGCCTTGCGGTGCTGAGTGTGACGAATGCCGATGCGTTGTACCGCAAGGTGTTGCCCCTCGGGTCGACCACGATGACGGGCAGTGCGGCGAGCGGCAGCCCGGCGCGATCCCGGCGAGTGCCTTCCCGGCCGGCGGCACCCCCGCCGCTGCTGTCGACGAGGATGACGTCATACGCGGCGAGGTTTGGCATTCCGGTGATTGACGTGTGCATGAGTCACCCCTTCACCAACGTGGCGAGATTGGGCGTCCTGAGTGGACGGTGGTGTCATCGGGCGGGGAAGCCCTCGGGCGCATCGGGCCACCCAGCCGCCCTTCTCGACATC is from Amycolatopsis mediterranei and encodes:
- a CDS encoding YbfB/YjiJ family MFS transporter, producing MTATGRAVRLALGTASALGLARFAYGLLVPAMRDDLRWTLADAGVISAANGLGYLVGAAVAVVLVRCWGTAAVFRWGMVVTALALVSTAAGDDFVVLLAVRTVAGASGAVVFVAGGVIAARIAARAGSSAPITVYFAGTGLGIILSGATIPGLGDHWQPAWAALGAAAVLATLISWTAAGTGEELPAGEAGRARVRPLWRVAVAYFLFAAGYITYITFLSVYLAERHAPVMQVVLTWTALGAAVVVAPVLWSRPITRWPGTRALAVVLGVLAGGAALALLSPAPAVVIASAVAYGVTFMAVPAAVTAHIRTAVPPADWTATLAAFTTLFAAGQTVGPWLAGILADHTSTAAPLAWTAVLCAAAAALAAARPATRRETRRRNPLNPPPTTTRSTIMATFVLVPGMCHGGWSFAELTEQLRGHGHRVHPLTLTGLSERSHLLHGGVNLDTHIEDVTALLVAENIHDAVLVGHSYGGMVITGAADRTPERVDGLVYLDAVVPAHGDSCWTLVSDEERRWYLDVADNGYATRPLPFFDPRATPHPLASLLQPLRLSGDGTGFRRDYVYAAGWDGQSPFTPVYQRLRTDPAWTTHALDSGHNLMRDAPGDLLKILLDAAQPSTVDRK
- a CDS encoding TetR/AcrR family transcriptional regulator produces the protein MPVAKGTTIDPERTRATILHAVTQVLYERGLDGIGVAELCARLGVSKETLYRHFGSKDGLVQAMLEARSDRVVRWLTDAVEAAGDDPADQLTALFDTLQGWYDEPAFRGCALLNAATQHHTGTVRAITTRHLGRYLELLTGIADRAGAADPRQLGQQLLILVEGATVVADHHSPTHAGEHALQAALTLLATTRRT
- a CDS encoding RNA polymerase sigma factor, whose protein sequence is MPPETRTDGPVADLFRRHRPDLLRLAVLLLGDTSQAEDVVQDAFVALHRRWPVLADPAAAAGYLRVSVVNGARSAHRRRATVRRHLRVGEPEALPAADAGLLLAEEHRTVLAAVRQLPRRQREVLVLRYWSGLSEAEIARTLAVSRGTVKTCASRALAKLEDLLGGPDGH
- a CDS encoding M43 family zinc metalloprotease gives rise to the protein MSRSWRTTARRAGLAAVLAVTLGAGLTTGVAGAAPGQGKPSAPANVNPAKRPVLDPAKIKREQAPPLSKAEMRAQAYDWVAEDGDSRVACFTADGKLSGVAELDRADSGPLAAAKSTQLCARAWPKSKPALDVPQVRPQDHYLGHHWAHNGLAHSQIYFVDHTGAKWPVTTATYKWNEAQGVDSYYESSCPGSWLHCVNVSEYNANDGIYGVTYFPNGWDSAGHNYEGVYVQLNNFTVTTSTQARKSTQHELGHVLGLAHRFDNSSCMTQGEAPPISSLPDAHDFDELYQIYNHGN